In one Niveibacterium umoris genomic region, the following are encoded:
- the accC gene encoding acetyl-CoA carboxylase biotin carboxylase subunit: MFNKILIANRGEIACRVIKTARKMGIKTVAVYSEADRDARHVELADEAVCIGPAPSKESYLVGDKIIAACKQTGAQAVHPGYGFLSENEDFARRVEEEGIVFIGPKHYSIAAMGDKIASKKLALEAKVNTIPGYNDAIDTPEQAVKIAQGIGYPVMIKASAGGGGKGLRVAYNDQEAHEGFASCRNEARNAFGDDRVFIEKFVEEPRHIEIQVLGDAHGNTVYLWERECSIQRRHQKVIEEAPSPFLTEEVRRAMGEQAVALAKAVKYQSAGTVEFVVGKDMSFYFLEMNTRLQVEHPVTEMITGLDLVEQMLRVAAGEKLAFTQDEIKRDGWAMECRINAENPFRGYLPSTGRLVTYRPPQEMPGMVRVDTGVYEGGEISMYYDSMIAKLITHGASREEAISRMRSALDAFVIRGVASNIPLQAALLRHPRFRSGNFTTAFIAEEYPGGFTGAPAEDAELSRMSAVAAALYRRTDMRETEISAQLPGHPRKVGKKYIVQIRDRCFSVELEDIEGGQRVRCGDLNHTLIGDWVFGAPRFEGWMDGEPIVVQVQRHGWHWKLFHAGINVTALVLAPRAAELLSLMPRKPRPDLSKYLLSPMPGLLTDLAVAVGQEVKAGERLAAIEAMKMENVLRAEQDCVVAEVLARQGESLSVDQPILRFR, encoded by the coding sequence ATGTTTAACAAGATCCTGATTGCCAACCGCGGAGAGATCGCCTGCCGCGTCATCAAGACCGCCCGCAAGATGGGCATCAAGACCGTCGCGGTGTATTCCGAGGCGGACCGCGATGCGCGCCATGTCGAACTGGCGGACGAGGCGGTGTGCATCGGCCCGGCACCGTCGAAGGAGTCCTACCTCGTCGGTGACAAGATCATCGCCGCATGCAAGCAGACCGGCGCCCAGGCGGTACATCCGGGCTACGGCTTTCTGTCCGAGAACGAGGACTTCGCGCGCCGCGTCGAGGAAGAGGGCATCGTCTTCATCGGCCCCAAGCACTACTCGATCGCCGCCATGGGCGACAAGATCGCGTCGAAGAAGCTCGCGCTTGAAGCCAAGGTCAACACCATCCCTGGCTACAACGATGCGATCGACACGCCCGAGCAGGCGGTGAAGATTGCGCAGGGCATCGGCTACCCGGTGATGATCAAGGCCTCCGCGGGCGGCGGCGGCAAGGGCTTGCGCGTTGCCTACAACGACCAGGAGGCGCACGAGGGATTCGCCTCCTGCCGCAACGAGGCGCGCAACGCCTTTGGCGATGACCGTGTGTTCATCGAGAAATTCGTCGAGGAGCCGCGCCACATCGAGATCCAGGTGCTGGGCGACGCGCACGGCAACACGGTCTATCTGTGGGAACGCGAGTGCTCGATCCAGCGCCGGCACCAGAAGGTGATCGAAGAGGCGCCCAGCCCCTTCCTCACCGAAGAGGTTCGCCGCGCGATGGGCGAGCAGGCGGTGGCCTTGGCGAAGGCGGTGAAGTACCAGTCCGCCGGCACGGTGGAGTTCGTTGTCGGCAAGGACATGAGCTTCTACTTTCTCGAAATGAACACCCGCCTGCAGGTTGAGCACCCGGTGACCGAGATGATCACCGGCCTCGATCTGGTCGAGCAGATGCTGCGTGTGGCGGCGGGCGAGAAGCTTGCCTTCACGCAGGACGAGATCAAGCGCGACGGTTGGGCGATGGAGTGCCGCATCAACGCGGAGAACCCCTTCCGTGGCTACTTGCCATCGACAGGGCGCCTGGTGACCTACCGTCCCCCGCAGGAGATGCCGGGTATGGTGCGCGTCGACACCGGCGTCTATGAGGGCGGCGAGATCTCGATGTACTACGACTCGATGATCGCCAAGCTGATCACGCATGGCGCAAGCCGCGAGGAAGCGATCAGCCGCATGCGTTCGGCGCTCGATGCCTTCGTGATCCGCGGTGTCGCCAGCAACATTCCGCTGCAGGCGGCGCTGCTGCGCCATCCGCGCTTCCGCTCCGGCAACTTCACCACGGCCTTCATCGCCGAGGAATACCCGGGCGGCTTCACCGGCGCGCCGGCGGAAGACGCCGAACTGAGCCGGATGTCGGCCGTCGCGGCGGCGTTGTACCGGCGCACCGACATGCGCGAGACCGAGATCTCGGCGCAGTTGCCGGGCCATCCGCGCAAGGTGGGCAAGAAGTACATCGTGCAGATCCGCGACCGCTGCTTCAGCGTTGAGCTGGAAGATATCGAAGGCGGGCAGCGCGTACGCTGTGGCGATCTGAACCACACGCTGATTGGCGACTGGGTCTTCGGCGCGCCGCGCTTCGAGGGCTGGATGGACGGCGAGCCGATTGTGGTGCAGGTGCAGCGCCACGGCTGGCACTGGAAGCTGTTCCACGCCGGCATCAACGTCACCGCGCTGGTGCTGGCGCCGCGGGCGGCCGAGTTGCTTTCCTTGATGCCGCGCAAACCCCGTCCGGACCTGTCGAAGTACCTTTTGTCACCCATGCCGGGCCTCTTGACCGATCTTGCTGTTGCAGTCGGGCAGGAAGTCAAGGCAGGGGAAAGGCTCGCAGCCATCGAAGCAATGAAAATGGAGAATGTGCTGCGTGCCGAACAGGATTGTGTGGTCGCGGAGGTACTCGCCCGACAGGGCGAGAGCCTGTCGGTCGATCAACCGATCCTGCGCTTCCGATAA
- a CDS encoding VOC family protein, which yields MSRPFRVLGIQQIAIGGADKSRLAHLWGTLFGLEKTGDFRSERENVDEDIFVMGLGVARCEVDLMQPLDPEKKPRVDEPPLNHIGLWIDDLPKAVEWLGAQGVRFTPGGIRKGAAGFDITFIHPKGNEATPYGGEGVLIELVQAPAEVVAAFDALAGR from the coding sequence ATGAGCCGTCCGTTCCGCGTCCTCGGCATCCAGCAGATCGCCATCGGGGGCGCCGACAAATCCCGCCTCGCGCACCTGTGGGGCACCCTGTTCGGTCTGGAAAAGACCGGCGACTTCCGCTCAGAGCGCGAAAACGTGGATGAGGACATCTTCGTGATGGGCCTCGGGGTCGCGCGCTGCGAAGTCGACCTGATGCAGCCGCTCGACCCGGAGAAAAAGCCGCGCGTCGACGAGCCGCCACTGAACCACATTGGCTTGTGGATCGACGATCTGCCCAAGGCGGTCGAGTGGCTGGGCGCACAGGGCGTACGTTTCACGCCGGGGGGCATCCGCAAGGGCGCGGCCGGCTTCGACATCACGTTCATCCACCCCAAGGGCAACGAAGCGACACCCTATGGCGGCGAAGGCGTGCTGATCGAACTGGTGCAGGCACCGGCCGAAGTGGTTGCAGCCTTCGATGCCCTGGCCGGTCGTTGA